The DNA segment TTTCATCTCATCTCTTAGTTTAGGTGTCTTATTAGGAGATATATCTCGTATGTGTTACTGATACTCACACCCATCCCCTACTCTTGCTAACAAGACTCTTAAGGGATCTGAGGACCACAATACTGTAATGATATCTTTCCAGCCCATTCCGAGCTTCCCGCGCAGTACACTCAGCCAAAGTCTCGTAGGAGAATTAGGTGGAAAAACTAGTTGTATGTTTGTAGTTCCTACAGATGACAATCTGTAACTCAAGTCCACAAGGCCATTAAAAGCCATTCTAGTTTTTGCCTACCTCAGCAGAGTCCCTCTGATTATGCAAAGCTTGATCTTTCTTACACCTTCTCCTCATACTCAGCAGATATGCCCAGGGAGAAAGCAGCCACTGATACTAGGAAAGACTGATCCCTCTCTTTTCTTCAGAGTACCACTTGAATTATCTAGTTGGTTTAATTACCTGTCTCTACCCCTAGATTGTACACCTTTTGAGAATAGAGAGGGTTCTGGTCACTACTCTGTAGCCAGTGCCTGTAAAGCTCTGTTACCTCTAgctatttaatttgtatttgctaAGGTTTTTTCCTGGGTTATTTCAAATACTGGGGTGGAATTGAACAGGGGATGGTTTAGTTAAACAAGTAAGTAGAGGTTATTCCTAAAAGCCTTTATACACACAGAAATGACAGCAAAAAGTGAAGAAAGATTCTGGAGAATAAGCAGCtgttgaacacacacacacacgcgcacacagaTTTGAGGAAAACTcagtgaaaagacaaaagaatctCTGCGTGACAATACCAAAGGCTTCATTGATTACATTATGTTCTATTCATTAATATTGACATTACTGAGCCTTTATTATCAGGTATACTCATAAACATAATTTGTTATTATGTTTAGTGTATTTTTAACTAATGGTAAGAATGTATAATATGTTACATAAACATTTTCATCAATATAAAATCTTCAATAATTTAATGGAGAAATCTATAGTTTTCAGCAATAATTGTATAAAAACAAGTTCTCAACCACATTAGATAAGTAAAACTTATTTCTGTATGCGCAGACAATGAGAAAAGAGATTAAAGGGCTCAAATATTGAATATAGGTATTTTAGGACCAATTCAGTTCTTTGAAAGCTACTTTAAGGTTGTCTTGATGTCCTCCCAAAGCATTATATTTGTGTGAATACCTTAATTGTTtcatatttcattataaaatactttatttttctagtaGCTATTGGAAAGCAAATATAAATCATCAGAATTATTACAGATTtgattcctttaaaaaaagttcttttttttttttttgagatggagtcttgctctgttgcccaggctggagtgcagtggcgcaatctcagttcactgcaagctctgccccccttctccgggttcaagcaattcttctgcctcagcctcccaagtagctaggattacaagtgcccaccaccacgcccagctaaatttgtgtttttagtgtaGACGGCgttccactatgttggccgggctggtctcgaactcctgacctcaagtgattcgcctgcctcagcctccaaagtgctaggattacaggcatgagccaccgcatccagtcTAAAAATAGTTCtttatcaggccgggcgcagtggctcacacccgtaattctagcactttgggaggctgaggtgggcggatcacaagatcgggagttcaagaccagcttggtcaacatggtaaaaccccgtctccactaaaaatacaaaaattagccaggcatagtggtgcatgcctatagtcctagctactcaggaggctgaagcaggagaatcgcttgaacctgggaggcataggttgcagtgagccgagatggcaccattgcactccagacagagcgagactctgtctcaaaaaaaaaaaaattctctatctAGATAGAGAAATGCTCTGCATTCTGAGTTcgtttttattaacttttttaaagttaactAAATGAACACTTTCTATATTCAGAGCAACATGGACTTACTCTAACTTTGTGCTTTTAGTTCGTGAAGTGACCGAACCTCTGAATTTAAATCCAGCTAAACGGCCTCGTCGACAAGACTGGGATGGAGAATTATATGAAAATGGCtcgttttattttgctaaaagaCATTTGATAGAGATGGGTTACTTGCAGGTTTGTACCTTCATTTTGCATATTCCTTTTAAGCGCTTTTGTAGGCGTACTCTGAGTTCTAGGGAAGAAGTATGGTACAATTTCTTTATGATAAAAGTATCAACCTATAGAGGAAAGGTAATAGCTAACAACATTTGCTATCTGAGGCATTTATCCTGCAGGTTTACCCCAAGGTGATCTTTGGAATCCATTCAGTAAATATACAAGGAATTCTGctataatgataaaaaaatgaatgaagtactgCGTGCCTACACATGCCCTGGTACTcatattattccatttaaaaCTATGTAATCCATGTTTGTGTTATAGTTATGTTGTCGCTGTAGGGTTGAATAACTTGTATTGctctaaaaagacaaataatttcaTAGAGGTGAAAAGAGTTACAACCTGGGCGACAGGAAACCCGGATTCTTACTCTAACTGCCTCTTACTGTGTAAGCTtgaatatatatcattttatctgTGCTGACTCTCATTTCTCTCATTTTCAAATAACGGATTTAATGTCTCTCACATTTTAGAGCCTGCAACATGGTTGCATCATATATTTCTTAACTCGTTAATTttagttatcattattatttattatttactgtgTACTGTGGAGTATGTGAAACACTTTGCATATGTTATCTTACGTAATCTGCATAGCAAATGAATGAAGTGGACATTTCTACCCagttttacagaggagaaaactgcaTCTCCGAAAAATGAAGTAATTGACTCAAGGCAAAGACAGCTAATAAATGGTACTGTCAGGATTTGGATTCAGGTTCTTATGTTACTCAAGAAATAgcgtttttaaaaagagagagggaaatcTCTCCGTTGTCTAATAAAAATTCTAATGGGACTCTTATTCtgagcaaaagagagaaaaacatttttacaaatctTCTGGTCAGTGTATAGGCAAACTATAGACTGGCTGTGTAGTTAAATTTAAGTGTTCAGAGAAATTAGATTTGACACACATAGATACTACTATTTTTAAGCTCTTTTCTAAGGAGGCCATGGTGCAACCCATTCCTAAAGTGTGGAGAAAAATGTTTCTCATTAAAACAAGATTTATGAAGAGCCTggcaattctgaaaaaaaaaatgaaattgaaattatcCAGTAATGGATCTGGCCATGCAAATAATTGCTATCAGAAGAAAGGCCCCTTCTATTGCCAACCTTGCCTAGAATCAAGAGACTGCCCTTGTCATTGCCCGCATGTGACTTGGATGACTATTAGTCATTTTCATCAGTAGCTCAAGGATCTAAGAAAACTCTCTACAACAGATGCTACAGTTATTTTTCCTCCCCTGTGTTGCCTGTTAGTTGCAAATTAGAACAGAAGTTCCAAAAACCTTTATACTGCTTTTGGATGATGACAGGAGAGAATTCTTGAAAGAAAGGAGGATATGATTAAGGGATTTCCACAAAACCCCTTGTGGTCAGAATCCTGGAGGCTATaatatttctgcttttttcaatattaaaatagaaattttcttAAATAGGGAACTTGAACTGTTTAGAtagaatttgaaaaatgttaaagttattttatgtgagctttctacttaaaaaaaaaaaaaaaaaaaaaaaaaagctgggcttggtggctgaAGCATGTcacccagtactttgagaggccagctTGAGGCCtcaagaggatagcttgaggccaggttTCCAAgaacagccttggcaacatagcaagatcttctatctacagaaaacttttaaaaaatttagccagacatggAGTTGTATACCTGTAGTACCAGAtccttagaaggctgaggtgggaggattgcttgagcccaaaattTCAAGGTtataatgagctatgattgcagcattgctctccagcctgggtggcagagtgaaaccCTAACtcgaaaaaataaagtaaaaataaattaaaaaatcatttctatgTGACTGATTTTTACTGGGTTATTCATTTTTCTCAGTACTGTAGAAATGAATTCATTGCGCTGTATTATAATAAAGTTTTGATATATGtgaatgaatattaaaaacaGTATTCATGACATTTGTACTATCTTTAGGGTGGAAAAATGGCATACTATGAAATGCGAGCTGAGCATAGCGTGGATATAGATGTGGATATTGATTGGCCTATTGCAGAGCAAAGAGTATTAAGGTAAAAACAGACCTGTATAACGTTTGTACTAAATCCTAATAATTATACTTCTAGATACTGATTTCTGATACTTCAAACATCTTAGGATCTTTGTAATTACTTTGTTCATGTGGGGAAGACGTATGTAAAATGTGTGTTTACATGGCTTCAATAAAGTAAGAAATTATCTGGTTAGACCACACTACTTTTAGTTACTGCACTAAAAGTTGAAATATATATGTGAAGTAAATTTGAAGAGTAATGTTTGAATAGTTGAATGGAGGGTGACATTTAATGTATTGGTTTAGCCAGTTGAGAGGGAGTGATTAGTATTGCACTTATACTCAAAGGtctattttggtttcttttagaTATGGCTATTTTGGCAAAGAGAAGcttaaggaaataaaactttTGGTTTGCAATATTGATGGATGTCTCACCAATGGCCACATTTATGTATCAGGAgaccaaaaagaaataatatcttATGATGTAAAAGATGCTATTGGGATAAGTTTATTAAAGAAAAGTGGTATTGAGGTATGTGCTCCCTGAATATAGcagtatttcataaatattttcattcaggGTCAAAGAACATGCAAGGAATTAAgagatttaaatttttagtattaacttttaaaatatctaaaatttggCCTTCATATgcctagaaaaaaattattatactattTACTTTTAGATGAGTAGAATTAGGAATTTGTTAATCAGCAAATAATATTTCTTGTTTATTCAGTAGGTATAAACATACTACTTTTAAATGGGAGCTATCTATCTAGTGTTTCCCATAGGATCTTGCAACAAGAAAGATTTCCTAGATAATAGGTATGCCATTTCAGAAAAGGATGATAtcttgtggatttttaaaatctagcttATTCTTATGAATGGCATTTTTGATTCAAAATAACTTAATGtaagtgtatttttttattttttttttatttatttttatttttatttttatttttttttgagatggagtctcgctgtgtctcccaggctggagtgcagtggcatgatctcggctcactgcaagctccgcctcccgggttcacgccattctcccgcctcagcctcccaagtagctgagactacaggcacccgccaccacgcccggctagttttttgtatttttagtagagacggggtttcaccatgttagccaggatagtctcgatctcctgacctcgtgatccacccgcctcggcctcccaaagtgctgggattacaggcttgagccaccgcgcccggcaagtgtatttttttaaatgaaagctaAGATAATTATAATTTACCAGAAATCCTAAATATGTGTTGCTAAGCAGCACGAGACAGGTTATAGACTTTCCTCTGGATAAATTGAATTATAGGAGAATCTTAGATTAGTATCAGACAATATATGTTGTAATTTTTACCTGTAGATAGAATCCTTTCtgttgtagaaaataaaatactgtgtCTCACCTTTACTGGGCTATGAGAAATAAGCTTTGTTTTAAAGCATCGTGATTTTAAAATGACAGTCAGTTTTCTTACTTGGACCTTCAGAAGGTCAAAAGATGACTCGTTTGTGATTTGGACTATCTACAAGGTCAATTATTATGaaagatttctgttttcttcattttttaatttttccctttttcctccgatcctttttttttttttaaggtgaggCTAATCTCAGAAAGGGCCTGTTCAAAGCAGACGCTCTCTTCTTTAAAACTGGATTGCAAAATGGAAGTCAGTATATCAGACAAGCTAGCAGTTGTAGATGAATGGAGAAAAGAAATGGGCCTGTGCTGGAAAGAAGTGGCATATCTTGGTTGGTATCTTTTTATTCACCCGTAGTAAAATGGACCaggatttatttacttatttttaaagaaatgaacaaataacaAAGCACATCCCCCAGATGGGCATGATTGTAGGACATAGGAACGCTCTTACACTGCTGATTGAAGTGTTAAACTGGGACAGTCTTTCTGGAGGTTAGTTTGATAATATGTATCAAATGAGGAATGATTACTAGCATAAGCTGTGAAGTCAGACCGTACCACTGATTAGCCAGTTGTGGTAAGATGAATgttgtttcctcctctgtaaactgGAGATACCAAGAGTACCTATTATCGTAGGGCTCTGGTAgggattaataaaataatatgagtAAAGCAGTTAGCAGAATTTCTAGTACATAGGAATTACACTCTGAATATTTTTTGCTGTTAATTGAATGTACATACTTTTTCCCCAAATTCCAATTCCAGGAAAGAAGTGAGACAAATGGGCCAGTAGTGAAGTTAAAAGAACCCACTTAAATGTCCTGCGAAAAGTAGAATATCCCTAAAaaggaatactatgcaatcaTTACAAACAGTGCTGTGACCTGTATTTATTTGCATGATCAAACAGAACAATAAGTTTTTCACTTTGATATTAAGCAATACACTTATCAGGTACCCACGATGATACACAGCATGGAACTGGTTGTGGGAGCTGTAGGCTTGCTGCTTGCTGAGCTTACAGCCTGATgatgtcaacattttaaaattgatgatAAGTTATTAAGATGCATAATAACTATAAATCATGTATGAAAGCAATATTTACAAGGGTAATATGAGCCTCAAAATAAGCAGCACAGGAATACTTTGGGAGCATATGATCTAGGGACTTCAGGAATAACCCTTAAACCATGCATGAAGATTCAAAGGACATAAATACTGCAGAATGTTTGTGAAAGGCAGATTCAATttttattagaagaaaacaattttaatggAATGTATAACAAATTCCAACTATACTTATTATCTTTGGGATATTAAGCAAGCTTCTATATACCTTAGTTTTCTGCTTAGAATATAAACACAAACCAAattttataaagccatcagagaggaaaacaaagataatataaaatacttaacatAGTGCCTACAGATAGTAATAAGTGTATCATTTATATAGGTAAAACTCTAGAATTATGTGTGTCAAAATGTAGTGATTATCTACAAATAGTGATAATtaggatgatttttatttttttgcttctattttttaaaaaatatttctaccatgaatatgtattacttatatgacattaaaaaaaaaaaaaaaaaaaaaaactttaaaaggagaggtaagaaaatagagaagagcatttaaatttttattttaaactcagagcaggccaggcatgatggctcatgcccgcagtcccaccactttgggaggctgaggcagggagatccctggagctcaggagtttgagaccagcctgtgaaacatagtgaggccccatgtctactaaaaaaaaacaaaaaacccagcacTGTTTTATATGGGTgacataaatgtataaaaatatatttcttaaaaaatcaatacttttaaaagtaaaatttagtaAATAGAGCTTAAAGGCTGGATTATGCAAAAACTAACTTtaacttttattatcttttagtGAAAACAATTCAAATCTCGAcacatttaataataaatgagaaaatttcaGTAGATAAGCAtagaacaaatttaaaagaaactctTTTCAACCAAGATTGTATTGTTGTATGTGGTCTAAAGTATGGTAATAGTTTTACTCAGAATGGTGAATTGAAGATACTGGGAGCTTCTGAAATACATCCTATTCCAAAAAAGGGATAaacagagagggaggaaaaggatATCATTATGTCAGTGtgatttagtatttatttttattcttcaaaaatggtAATTTTTCAGCGAATATTAGTAAGTGGCATACCAATCAGAACTATTACAGATTTAAAGAGATTTAAGATATATATAAACAAGAGACTGTATGTTAACCTTATTTCACTCCTGATTCAAATAAGTCAACTATAAAAGGACAATTTTGAGACAGCTGGGGGTATCTCAACATATACTAGCTTATTAGAGGATATTAAGGAACTATTATTGGTTTTGTGGGTTTAATGATATTCTGTcagataaaaaattatatttatctattAAAGATAAATGCTGAAGAGTTTCTGGATAAAATATTATGTCTGGGaattccttcctctccctctccccaaatAAACTAGGGGGCAGGGCATAGAAAACAATATTACTACGTGATTTTAAATTCTGAtaatttttcaatataaaattggGGTTCTtgcatatgtttaaaattttgcttaataaaaaatttaaataacttagAATTCATATATAAAATTTCTAACATTTGTGATATGCGTGGCAGGTAGGACATATGCTCCATTCTTCTCTAGCTCATAAGAGTTCATTTTTGATTGCTTAGGGAAAACCCTGGACCTCAATtatactgtaaaatatttttgttccatCTAATCTTTAGTATTCTTATATGCAGTGCCCCTAGGTCTTACTGAAGTTGCCAGTTACCTGTTGGTTGCTGTCTGCATTATTTAGCTAgaatattctttctctctttaaatgTTTGCTCAGTATTTATTTTACTTGATAGGAAATGAAGTGTCTGATGAAGAGTGCTTGAAGAGAGTGGGCCTAAGTGGCGCTCCTGCTGACGCCTGTTCCACTGCCCAGAAGGCTGTTGGATACATTTGCAAATGTAATGGTGGCCGTGGTGCCATCCGAGAATTTGCAGAGCACATTTTCCTACTAATGGAAAAGGTTAATAATTCATGCCAAAAATAGAAATTAGTgtaatattgagaaaaaaatgatacagCCTTCTTCAGccagtttgcttttatttttgattaagTAAAATTTCATGTTGTAACGTTACAGAGAGTGTGATTTGGTTTGTGATATATATATTGTGCTCTACTTTTCTCTTTATGCAAGATAATTATTTAGAGACTGATTATAGTCTTTCTCAGATTTTTAGTAAATGCAAGTAAGAACATCATCAAAATTCACTTTGTATTGTACCCTGTAAAACTGTGTTTGTGTGCTTTCAAAGATGTCGGGATTTTATTTATCTGGGGACAGTGTGTATGGTAAGACATGCCCTTCtattaataaaattacatttctcaAACTTGATGAAAACTGCCTTGTTGCTGTAGAAGAAATTTAccaagcattttctttctttcctttaaacaTTAACCAATCTTAGAAACAAGCCATTCGATGCCGGGTAGAGCATCTGATTGTACTTCCTGTATGTATACGTAACAGCATATGGTCTAtgtgggggattggttctaggaccacCCACATACACCAAAATCTGTGCATAGGAAAGTACCACAGTCAGCACTGTTGAACCCACATATACAAAAAGTGGGCCCTCCATCTACTGCATGATTCACATCTTTAGAATATTGTATTTTTGATCTGCACATGGttaaaaaaattcatgtaaaagTGGACCACGCAGTTctaacccatgttgttcagggatCAACagtatatacaaatacaaatatacaaataaatttatgtattatgaaagttatatatttatttggagGAAGCAAATTATTTGCAGTTACCCCTGAGATAATGGTAATTTTGCATACAGGAATATCTTGGAGATATTACGGGTTTGATTCCAGACCGTTGCAGTAAAGCGAGTCATAGGAGTTTTTTGGATGCCAGGTACATAAAATGTTATGTTTAAAGTaaactgtagtctattaagtgtacaGTAGCATTATGCCCAGATaatgtatataccttaat comes from the Macaca mulatta isolate MMU2019108-1 chromosome 11, T2T-MMU8v2.0, whole genome shotgun sequence genome and includes:
- the CMAS gene encoding N-acylneuraminate cytidylyltransferase, which encodes MDSVEKGAATSVSNPRGRPSRGRPPKLQRNSRGGQGRGVEKPPHLAALILARGGSKGIPLKNIKHLAGVPLIGWVLRAALDSGAFQSVWVSTDHDEIENVAKQFGAQVHRRSSEVSKDSSTSLDAIIEFLNYHNEVDIVGNIQATSPCLHPTDLQKVAEMIREEGYDSVFSVVRRHQFRWSEIQKGVREVTEPLNLNPAKRPRRQDWDGELYENGSFYFAKRHLIEMGYLQGGKMAYYEMRAEHSVDIDVDIDWPIAEQRVLRYGYFGKEKLKEIKLLVCNIDGCLTNGHIYVSGDQKEIISYDVKDAIGISLLKKSGIEVRLISERACSKQTLSSLKLDCKMEVSISDKLAVVDEWRKEMGLCWKEVAYLGNEVSDEECLKRVGLSGAPADACSTAQKAVGYICKCNGGRGAIREFAEHIFLLMEKVNNSCQK